From the Butyrivibrio fibrisolvens genome, one window contains:
- a CDS encoding type II toxin-antitoxin system PemK/MazF family toxin, translated as MKEELHQGDILRIEHIKKPVLVVSKDFFNQSYEIIGCPIFEKGEAGPLHIYIKTDDVEGYVHCEKMALLDMNIRGYLKIDRIHYPDIINITDAIQGIFDCV; from the coding sequence ATGAAGGAAGAGTTACATCAGGGAGATATACTTAGGATTGAGCATATCAAGAAGCCGGTTCTTGTTGTAAGTAAGGATTTTTTTAATCAGTCATATGAGATAATTGGTTGTCCTATTTTCGAAAAAGGAGAAGCAGGGCCACTTCACATATATATCAAGACAGATGATGTTGAAGGATATGTGCATTGTGAAAAAATGGCACTTCTTGATATGAACATTAGAGGATATTTAAAGATAGATAGGATACATTATCCTGACATAATAAATATAACAGATGCTATTCAAGGAATCTTTGACTGCGTTTAA
- a CDS encoding AbrB/MazE/SpoVT family DNA-binding domain-containing protein, with translation MQAQIKTWGNSQGIRIPKEVLQEAAFSVDDILDVKVSNGMIMLVKPFRHKSLEERAAKYGGKLHLNGEFDWGEPVGREFW, from the coding sequence ATGCAAGCTCAAATAAAAACATGGGGCAATAGTCAGGGAATTAGAATACCGAAAGAAGTACTTCAAGAAGCTGCATTTTCAGTTGATGATATCCTTGATGTAAAGGTATCTAACGGTATGATTATGCTTGTCAAACCATTTAGACATAAATCATTAGAAGAGCGTGCTGCTAAATATGGTGGGAAGCTCCATTTGAATGGCGAATTTGACTGGGGTGAACCGGTAGGAAGAGAGTTTTGGTAA
- a CDS encoding flavodoxin family protein, whose product MKTLILNGSPRVSGDTVSLINLITSGLKGDTKIVNAYYCDISPCIDCRHCWKNSGCTINDEMQDVYKYIEECDNVIIASPIYFSELTGKLLDIGSRLQTYFCGEYFRKEELSIKPKKGAVVLVGGGDGKIEKAYETACTLLHHMKCFDIHNVVYIHNTNLVPALDDEQAVKGINDIIAFLNSAGE is encoded by the coding sequence TTGAAAACGTTGATCCTAAATGGATCTCCGCGTGTTTCAGGAGATACAGTAAGCTTAATAAATTTAATCACATCAGGATTAAAAGGCGATACTAAAATAGTAAATGCTTATTATTGTGATATTTCTCCTTGTATAGATTGCCGTCATTGTTGGAAAAATAGTGGATGCACAATAAATGATGAAATGCAGGATGTATATAAGTATATAGAGGAATGCGATAATGTCATTATTGCCTCACCCATCTATTTTTCTGAATTGACAGGTAAATTACTTGATATAGGAAGTAGGTTACAGACTTATTTTTGCGGAGAGTATTTTCGTAAGGAAGAACTGAGCATCAAACCTAAAAAGGGCGCTGTAGTTTTGGTAGGTGGTGGTGACGGAAAAATAGAAAAGGCATATGAGACGGCTTGCACTCTTTTACACCACATGAAATGCTTTGATATTCATAATGTGGTGTACATCCATAACACTAATTTGGTTCCTGCATTGGATGACGAACAAGCTGTTAAAGGAATCAATGATATAATCGCATTTTTGAATAGCGCTGGCGAATAA
- a CDS encoding IS200/IS605 family accessory protein TnpB-related protein translates to MKIMSTYSVKIKEYNHIFKDTIRLYRRAVDFYIDVILNEWDSFLLCPNQNKVVSLAESYSVTSKKRPVVKYDFGMDFYKFPSYLRRAAIAEGYGKVCSYKSNLKNWEILDPRQRGEAPSLPKSGYIYPAMYKGNTFNRLDELHAKLKVFYNNTWDWITVALRKTDVDYIMKHCFLRKECVPTLQKRGKQWFLDFAFEEKVKLSDTDIFDQTILSVDLGINNACTCSVMRADGTVLGRRFLRLPREYDSLKRKTDRIKMAQRHGSQKVSKLWRLARGVNDDIAVKTVKFIVDTAVEYKADTIVFEHLDLNGRKRGSKKMRLHMWKARYVQSMVTDKAHRLGMRISRVNAWGTSRLAFDGSGKVLRGKESSKTKGNYSLCEFSTGKIYNCDLNATYNIGARYFIREIIKTFSATKRQRLLAKVPEAVYRSTCTLSTLISLDAELHAEA, encoded by the coding sequence ATGAAGATCATGTCAACTTATTCAGTAAAGATAAAAGAATACAATCATATATTTAAAGACACGATCAGACTCTATCGCAGAGCTGTAGACTTTTATATTGATGTCATCCTTAATGAATGGGACAGCTTTTTGTTATGCCCCAATCAGAATAAGGTTGTGAGTCTTGCTGAAAGCTATAGCGTAACATCAAAGAAAAGACCTGTCGTAAAGTATGATTTTGGTATGGATTTTTATAAATTTCCATCATACTTAAGAAGGGCAGCCATTGCGGAAGGCTATGGGAAAGTCTGTTCATATAAGTCAAATCTAAAAAACTGGGAGATCCTTGATCCTCGTCAAAGAGGAGAGGCACCATCATTACCAAAGTCAGGATACATATATCCAGCCATGTATAAAGGGAATACATTTAACAGACTTGATGAACTTCATGCAAAGCTTAAGGTCTTTTATAACAATACCTGGGACTGGATCACGGTAGCACTCCGTAAGACAGATGTAGACTATATCATGAAACACTGCTTTTTGAGAAAAGAATGTGTGCCGACATTGCAAAAGCGTGGCAAGCAGTGGTTTCTTGATTTTGCATTTGAGGAAAAAGTAAAACTTAGTGATACAGACATCTTTGATCAGACAATACTATCTGTAGACCTTGGAATAAATAATGCCTGTACATGCTCAGTAATGCGTGCGGATGGCACGGTCCTTGGAAGACGGTTCCTTCGTCTTCCAAGAGAATACGACTCTCTAAAGCGTAAGACTGATCGCATCAAAATGGCACAGCGTCATGGTTCACAAAAAGTCTCCAAACTCTGGAGGCTTGCTCGTGGTGTCAATGATGACATAGCAGTCAAGACAGTAAAGTTCATTGTTGATACAGCAGTAGAATATAAGGCAGATACAATAGTTTTTGAGCATCTGGATCTTAATGGACGTAAACGGGGATCAAAGAAGATGAGACTTCATATGTGGAAAGCCCGCTATGTACAGTCGATGGTAACTGACAAGGCACACAGACTTGGCATGCGAATATCAAGGGTGAACGCATGGGGAACATCAAGACTTGCATTCGATGGCTCAGGAAAAGTATTACGAGGAAAAGAATCATCTAAAACAAAAGGTAATTACAGTCTGTGTGAGTTCAGCACAGGAAAGATATATAACTGTGATCTGAATGCAACCTACAATATAGGAGCAAGATATTTTATACGTGAGATAATAAAGACCTTTTCGGCGACGAAAAGGCAGCGGCTTTTGGCTAAAGTTCCAGAGGCCGTGTATAGGAGCACATGCACGTTGTCTACGTTGATTAGTCTGGATGCAGAACTTCACGCTGAGGCGTGA
- the tnpA gene encoding IS200/IS605 family transposase, with protein sequence MDKIIYTTNISNLTYGRGYVYSLQYHIVWCTKFRKKVLLDGIDNEIKDYLNDLAKEYSFSIMAMEVMPDHIHILVDCKPQFFPSDMIKILKGNTARWLFMKHPELKKQLWGGHLWNPSYCIVTASDRSYDQVKQYIDSQKTR encoded by the coding sequence ATGGACAAAATAATATATACTACTAATATATCTAATCTTACATATGGTAGAGGATATGTTTATTCTTTGCAGTATCACATAGTATGGTGTACCAAGTTTAGAAAAAAGGTTCTTTTGGACGGGATAGATAACGAGATCAAAGATTATCTTAACGATCTTGCAAAGGAATATTCTTTTTCAATCATGGCCATGGAAGTTATGCCAGATCATATTCATATTCTTGTCGATTGCAAACCGCAGTTTTTCCCATCAGATATGATCAAGATATTAAAAGGAAATACCGCACGATGGTTGTTTATGAAACATCCTGAGTTAAAGAAACAGTTATGGGGCGGACATCTTTGGAATCCGTCCTATTGTATTGTTACGGCCAGTGACAGAAGCTATGATCAGGTGAAGCAGTACATAGATTCACAGAAAACGCGTTAA
- a CDS encoding helix-turn-helix domain-containing protein: MDLNSFAKLISDKRKALGLSMTDVSEKTGINIEALEKYEKGIQKPTAGDIKSLGKALGIPPVILMHGPGMVHSSGFDENGHRTSKLTEF, encoded by the coding sequence ATGGATCTGAATTCTTTTGCTAAATTGATATCGGATAAGCGAAAAGCTTTAGGGTTATCGATGACCGATGTTTCTGAAAAAACAGGTATTAATATCGAGGCTTTGGAAAAGTATGAAAAAGGTATACAAAAACCCACGGCAGGTGATATTAAAAGTCTGGGGAAGGCTCTTGGTATCCCACCTGTTATACTTATGCATGGCCCAGGAATGGTGCATTCTAGTGGCTTCGATGAGAATGGACATAGAACGTCAAAATTGACTGAGTTTTAA
- a CDS encoding HD domain-containing protein: MDERLRKQLDFALEVDKEKNIFRQTHLSGHGRNENDAEHAWHMALMAYLLKEYSNEPVDIAKVMLMCLIHDVVEIDAGDTYAYDADGLKTQKEREDRAKERIFSLLPEDQKADLIALFDEFEAYETPESKYAHAMDNLQPLILNNSNGGSDWKEHGVTSSQVYGRQSKTKLGSEKLYQEVVDKIIQEQIRKGNIKE; the protein is encoded by the coding sequence ATGGATGAGAGACTTAGGAAACAGCTGGATTTTGCATTAGAAGTTGATAAGGAAAAGAATATTTTTAGACAGACCCATCTTTCAGGCCATGGCAGAAACGAGAACGACGCAGAGCATGCCTGGCATATGGCGCTGATGGCGTATCTATTAAAAGAGTATTCTAATGAGCCTGTAGACATCGCAAAAGTCATGCTTATGTGCCTGATCCATGATGTGGTAGAAATCGATGCCGGAGATACTTACGCTTATGATGCAGACGGTCTTAAGACTCAGAAAGAGCGTGAAGATAGGGCAAAAGAAAGAATCTTCTCACTTCTACCGGAAGACCAGAAAGCAGATTTGATAGCTCTTTTTGATGAGTTTGAAGCATATGAGACGCCGGAGTCAAAATATGCCCATGCCATGGATAATCTTCAGCCACTGATCCTTAACAACAGTAACGGAGGCTCAGACTGGAAAGAACATGGCGTTACTTCCAGCCAGGTCTATGGTCGACAGAGTAAGACCAAACTCGGTTCTGAGAAACTGTATCAGGAAGTTGTCGATAAGATTATCCAGGAGCAAATAAGAAAGGGAAATATCAAGGAATGA
- a CDS encoding isochorismatase family protein has product MAEKIYTKEINSCFGNKELAGYLDEQADKTLMIVGLQTNLCIDASVKSAFERGYKVIIPEGTNSTFNNDYMDGETTYKYYNEMIWLKRFADCVSLDEALGMMER; this is encoded by the coding sequence GTGGCAGAGAAGATATATACTAAAGAAATTAATAGCTGCTTTGGTAATAAAGAACTTGCAGGATATCTTGATGAGCAGGCTGACAAAACGCTGATGATCGTAGGACTTCAGACGAATTTATGCATTGATGCATCAGTGAAATCTGCCTTTGAAAGAGGTTATAAAGTCATAATACCGGAAGGTACGAACTCAACTTTTAATAACGATTATATGGACGGTGAGACAACCTACAAGTATTACAACGAAATGATTTGGCTGAAGAGATTTGCAGATTGCGTTTCTTTGGACGAAGCACTTGGAATGATGGAGAGATAA
- a CDS encoding RNA-guided endonuclease InsQ/TnpB family protein, which produces MRKLLKSFKTEINPTAEQKVKINKTIGTCRYVYNFYLGHNKSLHDKGEKFMTGKSFSVWLNNEYIPNNPDKVWIKEAYSKAVKKSIEDGYTAFTRFFKHQSAFPNFKKKGKSDVKMYFVKNNPKDCCCERHRLNIPTLGWVRLKEKGYLPTTKDGWKIKSGTVSIRAGRYYVSVLVEIPNVKIANNSNDGIGIDLGLKDLAIVSNGKTYKNINKSTRLRKLEKQLRREQKCLSRKYGNLKKGESTQKNIQKQKLKVQKIHHRIDNIRTDYINKTIAEIVKTKPSYITIEDLNVSGMMKNRHLSKAVASQKFYEFRTKLKTKCDDNGIELRIVDRWYPSSKICHCCGNIKKDLKLSDRIYRCDCGYVEDRDFNASLNLRDAKTYEIA; this is translated from the coding sequence ATGAGGAAATTGTTAAAGAGCTTCAAGACGGAAATTAATCCGACAGCCGAGCAAAAAGTTAAAATCAATAAGACTATTGGTACTTGTAGATATGTCTACAACTTCTATCTTGGTCATAACAAAAGCTTACATGACAAGGGTGAGAAGTTCATGACAGGCAAGAGTTTTAGTGTGTGGCTTAATAATGAATATATTCCTAATAACCCTGACAAAGTATGGATTAAGGAAGCATATTCAAAAGCAGTAAAGAAATCTATTGAAGATGGATACACTGCTTTTACAAGGTTTTTCAAACATCAGAGTGCTTTTCCAAATTTCAAAAAGAAAGGCAAGTCAGATGTAAAAATGTATTTTGTAAAGAACAACCCAAAGGATTGTTGCTGCGAAAGACATAGACTAAACATACCGACTTTAGGTTGGGTACGTCTTAAAGAAAAGGGCTATTTACCTACAACTAAAGACGGATGGAAAATTAAAAGCGGTACAGTGTCCATTAGAGCAGGTAGATACTACGTATCAGTTCTTGTTGAAATTCCTAATGTCAAGATTGCCAATAATAGCAATGATGGCATAGGGATTGACTTAGGCTTAAAAGATTTGGCGATTGTCTCTAACGGTAAGACATATAAGAATATCAACAAATCAACAAGATTAAGGAAATTAGAAAAACAATTGCGTAGAGAACAAAAATGTCTCTCTCGTAAGTATGGAAATTTAAAGAAAGGAGAGTCCACTCAAAAAAATATACAAAAACAAAAGCTCAAAGTACAGAAAATCCATCATAGGATAGACAATATCCGTACGGATTACATCAATAAGACAATAGCTGAGATAGTGAAAACCAAGCCGTCTTATATAACTATTGAGGACTTGAATGTGTCGGGAATGATGAAGAACAGGCATCTTTCAAAAGCTGTTGCATCGCAGAAGTTTTATGAATTTAGAACTAAACTAAAAACAAAATGTGATGATAACGGTATTGAACTTAGGATTGTAGACAGATGGTATCCATCATCAAAAATATGCCATTGCTGCGGTAATATCAAGAAAGATTTAAAACTTTCAGATAGAATTTATCGATGTGACTGCGGTTATGTTGAAGATAGAGATTTTAATGCAAGCCTAAATCTTAGAGATGCCAAAACTTACGAAATTGCATAA
- a CDS encoding IS607 family transposase, which produces MTNYKPKDFAELLGVSVKTLQRWDREGTLKANRTPTDRRYYTYDQYLQFKGINTENDNRQIVIYARVSTRNQKDDLHNQVSFLRQFCNARGIIVDQCIEDYGSGLNYNRKKWNELLDEVMEQKIKTIIVTHKDRFIRFGYDWFEKFCMKFNTTIMVVNNEDLSPQEELVQDIVSILHVFSCRLYGLRKYKKQIERDEEIVKELQDGN; this is translated from the coding sequence ATCACAAATTACAAGCCAAAAGATTTTGCCGAACTATTGGGTGTTTCCGTTAAGACATTGCAGCGATGGGATAGGGAAGGAACTCTAAAGGCGAACCGAACTCCAACTGATAGGCGTTATTATACTTATGACCAATATCTTCAGTTTAAAGGTATAAACACAGAAAATGATAATCGTCAGATTGTTATTTATGCCAGAGTGTCTACAAGAAATCAAAAAGATGACTTACATAATCAGGTATCTTTTTTACGGCAGTTTTGCAATGCTAGAGGTATTATTGTAGACCAATGTATTGAAGATTATGGAAGTGGTCTAAATTACAACCGTAAAAAGTGGAATGAACTATTAGATGAAGTCATGGAACAAAAAATCAAAACTATCATAGTAACGCATAAAGACAGATTTATCCGTTTTGGCTATGATTGGTTTGAAAAATTCTGTATGAAGTTCAATACGACCATAATGGTAGTAAACAATGAAGATCTATCACCACAAGAAGAACTAGTACAGGATATTGTTTCAATACTCCATGTGTTTTCTTGTAGGTTGTATGGACTTCGCAAGTATAAAAAACAAATAGAAAGGGATGAGGAAATTGTTAAAGAGCTTCAAGACGGAAATTAA
- a CDS encoding ABC transporter ATP-binding protein produces the protein MKLLLRLSKEAVRYRLLYVIAIFSTLMLTVINLAAPKALSEMTGIVSNGVDENGMKRIWILTAVLIGLYLGRILFRFLSNYLAHKAAWYLVGDLRTRTYDKLERMHIGYFHDKQTGDLMSRIVNDTRDFELLYAHMIPETITNIVTFIGVLVMLLTINVKLALITCAPIPLIFVSGIIFSKKVRPFFRASQKKMGELNGKLQDNLSGLQEIQSFGREEYETQQVDEKNFEHVKAMLKALKISAVFHPCVEFISSIGTILVVAFGGYLAWKESLRVEDVVAFLLYLGLFYAPITGLANLLENMQQSMAGAERVITILDAPCEIKDKEGALALKNVKGEIRFENVSFSYETGGKILDDISFECEPGKMLALVGPTGVGKTTMTKLISRFYEPTNGHIYIDGNDINDITIESLRQNISPVLQDTFLFNGTIAENIGYAVPDADMDEIIEAAKAANIHKDIMNMPDGYDTLVGERGLRLSGGQKQRVAISRAILRKSPIIVLDEATASVDVETEKQIQEAINNITGKRTIVAIAHRLSTIRNADLILVIENGHIAERGTHEELVALGGIYARMNKIQG, from the coding sequence ATGAAATTGCTATTGAGGCTGAGTAAAGAGGCAGTAAGATACAGATTATTATATGTGATCGCAATCTTTTCAACCCTGATGCTTACTGTTATCAATCTTGCAGCGCCCAAGGCTCTGTCAGAGATGACAGGAATTGTAAGTAACGGCGTTGATGAAAACGGGATGAAGAGAATATGGATACTTACGGCCGTTCTTATTGGACTTTATCTTGGAAGGATCCTTTTCAGATTCCTTAGTAATTATCTTGCTCACAAAGCGGCATGGTACCTTGTGGGAGATCTCAGAACCCGTACTTATGATAAGCTTGAACGCATGCACATCGGATATTTCCATGATAAGCAGACTGGAGATCTGATGAGCCGTATAGTTAATGATACAAGGGATTTTGAACTTTTATATGCTCATATGATCCCGGAGACTATCACTAACATTGTGACTTTCATCGGCGTTCTCGTAATGCTTCTTACTATCAATGTGAAGCTTGCTCTTATTACATGTGCGCCGATTCCACTTATTTTTGTATCCGGAATTATTTTTTCCAAAAAAGTAAGACCCTTCTTCAGGGCATCGCAGAAGAAAATGGGCGAACTTAACGGTAAGCTTCAGGATAACTTGTCTGGTCTTCAGGAGATACAGTCTTTTGGCAGAGAAGAATATGAGACGCAGCAGGTTGATGAGAAGAACTTCGAGCACGTAAAAGCTATGCTTAAGGCGCTTAAGATCAGTGCTGTATTTCATCCTTGCGTTGAATTTATATCTTCTATAGGTACGATACTTGTTGTCGCTTTTGGCGGCTACCTTGCATGGAAAGAAAGTCTTAGAGTCGAGGACGTGGTTGCATTCCTTCTGTATCTTGGATTATTCTATGCTCCTATCACAGGGCTTGCCAACCTTCTTGAGAATATGCAACAGTCTATGGCAGGCGCTGAGCGAGTTATCACGATCCTTGATGCGCCTTGCGAGATCAAGGACAAGGAAGGGGCTCTTGCGTTAAAAAATGTAAAGGGTGAGATCAGGTTTGAGAATGTGAGCTTTTCGTATGAGACTGGTGGTAAGATCCTTGATGATATCTCTTTTGAATGCGAGCCTGGTAAGATGCTGGCTCTTGTAGGTCCTACCGGAGTTGGTAAGACTACTATGACAAAGCTTATATCAAGATTTTATGAACCTACCAATGGGCACATATATATTGATGGTAATGATATTAATGATATTACTATAGAAAGTCTCAGGCAGAATATCTCGCCTGTTCTCCAGGACACATTCCTTTTTAATGGAACTATTGCTGAGAATATCGGCTATGCAGTTCCTGATGCAGACATGGATGAGATCATAGAAGCGGCTAAGGCTGCCAATATTCATAAGGATATCATGAATATGCCTGATGGCTATGATACGCTGGTCGGCGAAAGAGGTCTTAGACTTTCGGGCGGCCAGAAGCAAAGAGTAGCTATTTCAAGAGCTATACTTCGCAAGTCCCCTATAATAGTACTTGATGAAGCTACAGCATCTGTCGATGTTGAGACGGAGAAACAGATTCAGGAAGCGATTAACAACATTACAGGTAAGCGTACGATCGTTGCAATTGCACACAGGCTGTCAACTATCCGTAATGCGGATCTTATCCTTGTCATTGAAAACGGTCATATAGCAGAAAGAGGAACTCACGAAGAACTCGTGGCACTTGGAGGAATATATGCACGAATGAATAAGATACAGGGATGA
- a CDS encoding family 43 glycosylhydrolase has product MKIKVFTREVNENNYPEGLARSVHFEVISDDGIAAPLNRNYGILFAKGAISKDNTIIPKGVQNPLIFNMEDGWIGITAERVLENGEIDKDALGQKVLWKTKDLIHFEEENLISDDEISKYLPKEYESSDSIKKEFLSKNQIYADALEVDPEIVKKAEQYWNPIVCTGVTCKDDKSGILISYSDGSSREKKFGPDGRIHQQKFDFPLAKGYGDPVIFPWEGRWYFISTSDNRHDIGIYVREADDVHGLFAEGVTEHLILPFDPERGFEQTFWAPEFHVIGDELYILFAVSGHEWGPQCHMMKKKKGASIIEADSWEDPVKVCKMDGTPIGQGAITLDMTHIKTSKGSYLIWSYRQFIGHPNDTGSMLYIASIDEDKPWILTSEPVLLTRPLLGWENVSGTINNEGPYGFIHEGKLYVTYSGGAANSYTYAVGLLTADEDADLLDISSWTKSITPVLNFYSVKGVFGPGHNSFFTNEDDELMIAYHGETAIDSTLRCDGIRRVHFRADETPYFQMSAAEDLMTYSESQI; this is encoded by the coding sequence ATGAAAATCAAAGTATTTACAAGAGAAGTTAATGAAAACAATTACCCGGAAGGGCTTGCAAGAAGTGTACATTTCGAAGTTATTTCTGATGACGGGATCGCTGCACCTTTAAACAGAAACTACGGAATTCTTTTTGCAAAAGGTGCTATAAGCAAGGATAATACCATCATCCCAAAGGGTGTTCAGAATCCGCTTATATTCAATATGGAAGACGGATGGATTGGTATTACCGCAGAAAGAGTCCTTGAAAACGGTGAGATTGATAAGGATGCTTTAGGCCAAAAAGTCCTTTGGAAGACCAAAGATCTGATTCACTTTGAAGAGGAAAACCTTATTTCTGATGATGAAATCTCCAAATATCTCCCCAAAGAATATGAATCATCAGATTCTATAAAAAAAGAGTTCCTGTCTAAAAATCAAATATATGCAGACGCCCTTGAAGTAGATCCCGAAATAGTAAAGAAAGCCGAGCAATACTGGAATCCAATAGTATGCACCGGTGTAACCTGCAAGGACGACAAGTCAGGTATACTAATTTCATATAGCGACGGATCTTCAAGAGAGAAAAAGTTTGGTCCGGATGGACGTATACACCAGCAGAAGTTTGACTTCCCTCTTGCAAAGGGATACGGCGATCCCGTTATTTTCCCATGGGAAGGAAGGTGGTATTTCATATCAACCAGCGACAATCGTCATGATATAGGTATCTATGTGCGAGAAGCTGATGATGTACATGGTCTCTTTGCAGAAGGTGTCACCGAGCATCTCATCCTTCCATTTGATCCTGAAAGAGGCTTCGAGCAGACCTTCTGGGCACCCGAATTCCATGTAATCGGAGACGAATTATATATTCTTTTTGCTGTTAGCGGCCATGAGTGGGGCCCTCAGTGTCATATGATGAAGAAAAAGAAAGGCGCAAGTATCATAGAAGCTGACAGCTGGGAAGATCCTGTAAAGGTGTGCAAAATGGATGGAACGCCAATAGGACAAGGCGCCATAACCCTTGATATGACTCATATTAAAACAAGCAAAGGTTCATATCTTATCTGGTCATACAGGCAGTTCATCGGACATCCGAATGATACTGGTTCCATGCTTTATATCGCATCCATTGATGAAGATAAGCCATGGATTCTTACAAGTGAACCTGTGCTCCTTACAAGACCTCTTCTTGGTTGGGAGAATGTATCAGGAACTATCAACAACGAAGGCCCTTATGGCTTTATCCATGAAGGAAAGCTCTATGTTACATATTCAGGCGGTGCTGCCAACTCATATACCTATGCAGTTGGTCTTCTGACAGCTGATGAAGATGCTGATCTGTTAGATATCTCCTCCTGGACCAAGAGCATTACACCAGTCCTTAACTTCTATTCTGTAAAAGGAGTTTTCGGCCCTGGTCACAACTCATTCTTTACTAACGAAGACGACGAACTGATGATAGCTTATCATGGAGAGACTGCAATAGATAGTACTCTTAGATGTGATGGTATAAGGCGAGTACACTTCAGAGCTGATGAGACGCCGTATTTCCAGATGTCTGCGGCAGAGGATCTGATGACGTATAGCGAAAGTCAAATATAA
- the hisC gene encoding histidinol-phosphate transaminase translates to MSVKDLMREPLKGFQIYTAGGMMVKPGPGIIKLNANENQMGSSPKALEAMEKELSKCNLYPMESITNLKQKIAEHVGMPVSCITAFNGSGAGIQAVAEAFLNPDDELLICSPTYMQYYRLPAQFGAKLVEVFGKDGVSTDLDALSAAITDKTKLIYICNPNNPTGTLLCPDKLSTFIDDLPDHVVCVIDEAYIDWVADDSYPSMVSKVLCGKNVIVLRTFSKIYGLAGIRCGYAVASEEIITCLSAISGIFGTNRVAAAGAAAALEDKEFYKAAQDNNTEQRVYLSKELEKLGCTVVPSSTSFIYFAPHCDTKECMSYLESKGVYIRYFSEEYIRVSIGLPMQNQKFLDTIGEFIEKSCVKEKAV, encoded by the coding sequence ATGTCAGTTAAAGATTTAATGAGAGAGCCACTTAAAGGATTTCAGATCTATACAGCAGGAGGCATGATGGTAAAGCCGGGCCCCGGCATCATAAAACTTAATGCTAATGAAAATCAGATGGGATCAAGCCCCAAGGCACTTGAAGCCATGGAAAAGGAACTTAGTAAGTGTAATCTGTATCCAATGGAGTCTATTACGAATCTTAAGCAGAAGATAGCAGAGCATGTAGGAATGCCGGTGAGCTGTATCACAGCCTTTAATGGATCAGGAGCCGGAATTCAGGCAGTTGCAGAAGCTTTCCTTAATCCTGATGATGAACTTCTTATCTGTTCACCAACATATATGCAGTACTACAGACTTCCTGCCCAGTTTGGTGCAAAGCTTGTAGAGGTTTTTGGCAAAGATGGTGTGAGTACAGATCTTGATGCACTTTCGGCTGCAATTACTGATAAAACAAAGCTTATATATATCTGTAATCCTAACAATCCTACAGGTACGCTTCTGTGTCCGGACAAGCTTTCAACCTTTATTGATGATCTTCCTGATCACGTTGTATGTGTTATAGATGAAGCTTATATAGACTGGGTGGCAGATGACTCTTATCCCAGCATGGTCTCAAAGGTTCTGTGCGGCAAAAATGTTATCGTACTTCGAACATTCTCTAAGATATATGGACTTGCAGGTATCAGATGCGGATACGCTGTAGCAAGTGAAGAGATCATAACTTGTCTTAGTGCAATATCAGGTATCTTTGGAACTAACAGGGTTGCGGCAGCAGGTGCAGCAGCTGCTCTGGAAGATAAAGAGTTCTATAAGGCAGCACAGGACAACAATACAGAACAAAGAGTTTATCTTTCAAAAGAACTTGAAAAGCTTGGTTGTACGGTAGTGCCGAGTTCTACAAGCTTTATCTATTTTGCACCACACTGTGATACTAAGGAATGCATGAGTTATCTTGAATCTAAAGGGGTTTATATAAGATACTTTTCCGAAGAATATATTCGCGTTAGTATAGGTCTTCCAATGCAGAATCAGAAGTTCCTTGACACTATTGGAGAATTTATTGAAAAGAGCTGTGTAAAAGAGAAGGCAGTATAA